One Streptomyces sp. L2 genomic window carries:
- a CDS encoding helix-turn-helix transcriptional regulator, which yields MTLAAPGAAVTAAAVPPADTGVGPLLRAWRERRRISQLELALRADSSARHISFIETGRSRPSEEMVLRLAEHLDVPVRERNALLLAAGYAPHYPETPLDDPALDALRDGMERLIQGYEPYPALVVDATYTVLAANRGIAMLLEGVPQELMTPAPNAMRLTLHPEGLAPRIHNLREWRGHLLAQMERQIALHRSGPLRELYEEVAGYPVPADAPGAEPDEPVPYFALPLRIEHDGRILSFVSSISTFNTPMDVTVAEIAIETFLPADPATAKYLHTLAG from the coding sequence ATGACCCTTGCCGCGCCCGGAGCCGCCGTCACCGCCGCCGCCGTCCCGCCCGCCGACACGGGTGTCGGTCCGCTGCTGCGGGCCTGGCGGGAGCGGCGGCGGATCTCCCAGCTGGAGCTGGCGCTGCGCGCCGACTCCTCGGCCCGGCACATCAGCTTCATCGAGACGGGCCGGTCGCGGCCGAGCGAGGAGATGGTACTGCGGCTGGCCGAGCACCTCGACGTACCGGTGCGGGAGCGCAACGCCCTGCTGCTGGCGGCCGGTTACGCCCCGCACTACCCGGAGACCCCGCTGGACGACCCGGCGCTGGACGCGCTGCGCGACGGCATGGAACGGCTGATCCAGGGCTACGAGCCGTATCCGGCGCTGGTGGTCGACGCCACCTACACGGTGCTGGCCGCGAACCGGGGCATCGCGATGCTGCTGGAGGGCGTGCCGCAGGAGCTGATGACACCGGCGCCGAACGCGATGCGGCTGACGCTGCACCCCGAGGGGCTGGCGCCGCGCATCCACAACCTGCGGGAGTGGCGCGGGCACCTGCTGGCGCAGATGGAACGGCAGATCGCCCTGCACCGCTCCGGCCCGCTGCGGGAGTTGTACGAGGAGGTGGCCGGCTATCCGGTGCCCGCGGACGCGCCCGGCGCCGAACCGGACGAGCCGGTCCCGTACTTCGCGCTGCCGTTGCGGATCGAGCACGACGGCCGGATCCTGTCGTTCGTGTCCTCCATCTCCACGTTCAACACCCCCATGGACGTCACGGTCGCCGAGATCGCCATCGAGACGTTCCTGCCCGCGGACCCGGCCACCGCCAAGTACCTGCACACCCTGGCCGGATGA
- a CDS encoding helix-turn-helix transcriptional regulator encodes MSERRPAPTVGQVVLGRRLQELREAAGLTREEAAGVLRVAAATVRRMEMAEVALKIPYVQVLLTTYGVPGEEADAFVRLAEDANLPGWWQRFHDVLPDWFSLYVSLEGAARIIRSYEPHFVPGLLQTEAYARAVMTAGTIGQTGPETIERHVSLRMERQRLLDGDDPPRLWVIMDETVLLRPVSERPEVLRDQLDRLLEYAERDRVTLQIAEFAAGPHPGTYAPFTLFRFAEPELPDMVFTEYLTGALYLDSRREVAAHLEVLDHMTARAASAQRTKKLLREFRERL; translated from the coding sequence GTGAGTGAGCGGCGGCCCGCGCCCACCGTGGGCCAGGTGGTGCTCGGCAGGAGACTGCAGGAACTGCGCGAGGCCGCGGGGCTGACCCGCGAGGAGGCGGCCGGGGTCCTGCGGGTGGCGGCGGCGACCGTACGGCGGATGGAGATGGCCGAGGTCGCGCTGAAGATCCCGTACGTGCAGGTGCTGTTGACCACGTACGGGGTGCCCGGCGAGGAGGCGGACGCGTTCGTGCGGCTCGCCGAGGACGCCAACCTGCCCGGCTGGTGGCAGCGGTTCCACGACGTGCTGCCGGACTGGTTCAGCCTGTACGTCAGCCTGGAGGGCGCCGCCCGTATCATCCGCTCCTACGAGCCGCACTTCGTTCCCGGCCTGCTGCAGACGGAGGCGTACGCGCGGGCCGTGATGACGGCGGGCACGATCGGGCAGACCGGTCCGGAGACGATCGAACGGCACGTGTCGCTGCGCATGGAACGGCAGCGGCTGCTGGACGGGGACGATCCGCCCCGCCTGTGGGTGATCATGGACGAGACGGTGCTGCTGCGGCCGGTGAGCGAGCGCCCCGAGGTGCTGCGCGATCAGCTGGACCGGCTGCTGGAGTACGCCGAGCGGGACCGGGTCACCCTGCAGATCGCCGAGTTCGCGGCCGGCCCGCACCCGGGGACGTACGCCCCGTTCACGCTGTTCCGGTTCGCCGAGCCGGAGTTGCCGGACATGGTGTTCACCGAGTACCTGACCGGCGCCCTGTACCTGGACTCCCGCCGGGAGGTCGCGGCGCACCTGGAGGTGCTGGACCACATGACGGCGCGGGCCGCGTCGGCGCAGCGCACCAAGAAGCTGCTGCGGGAGTTCCGCGAGCGCCTGTAG
- a CDS encoding OsmC family protein → MATTRTAHTVWEGDLLKGSGVVTFDSSGIGQQPVSWPSRAEQANGRTSPEELIAAAHSSCFSMALSHALAGAGTPPTSLETKADVTFQPGEGITGIHLSVRGTVPGVDEQGFQAAAEDAKKNCPVSQALTGTTITLTAELA, encoded by the coding sequence GTGGCCACCACGCGCACCGCACACACCGTCTGGGAGGGCGACCTGCTCAAGGGCAGCGGCGTCGTCACCTTCGACTCCTCCGGCATCGGCCAGCAGCCGGTGTCGTGGCCGTCGCGCGCCGAGCAGGCGAACGGCAGGACCAGCCCCGAGGAGCTCATCGCCGCCGCCCACTCCAGCTGCTTCTCCATGGCCCTCTCGCACGCCCTGGCCGGCGCCGGCACCCCGCCCACCAGCCTGGAGACCAAGGCCGACGTCACCTTCCAGCCGGGCGAGGGCATCACCGGCATCCACCTCAGCGTCCGCGGCACCGTGCCCGGAGTCGACGAGCAGGGCTTCCAGGCCGCCGCCGAGGACGCCAAGAAGAACTGCCCGGTCAGCCAGGCCCTGACCGGCACCACCATCACGCTGACGGCCGAGCTGGCCTGA
- a CDS encoding phage holin family protein, producing the protein MWGVRWRRVAGRIGRSAVVWAVSTVTMLALAGLLPDFRLQSPDGDSATRIAVTAACGAGAFGVLSAVVWPLLVRLLLLVPALVIGLLVFFLNGSLLLLALRLNPSGQSEAAPETAVIVAAVMSAVASATGGALAVRDDDAYRSRLSRLADRRRRSRPPCADTPGLVCVQLDGVGHDVLVDAVAKGLMPTVARWLSTEDGLRAGDGGARAAVEDVRSTGDDLRSTGDDLPSADGVVQSVGDGVRATADGILSTAAALHTGVDGVPALADGMRSTADRMQPTGPTGPGVISSPTPRPTHRLTPWHTDWSSQTGASQLGILHGSTFDVPAFRWYEKDRGEVMVCNRPTSAAELQRRAVRHTGDGGLLTVDGASRGNLFSGGAGEQALVLSIATRRRGRGNRSRAGYFAYFSDPANAVRTALSFVAEVFRETGQATRARLRGQRPRVSRGGLYPLVRAFATVVERDVVVAAVMGDLLAGRTAVYADLVAYDEVAHHSGPRSRDAEQVLRRLDRCLALIEKVADHAPRPYRIVVLSDHGQSPGETFHARYGLTLDDLVRAGCGLPVPRKAMGVPPGVQHRGSTRSGAEARAAVRAALRRPEQQDAARHRTAHRPEPLVLASGNLGLVSFPDVGHRMTKEEIDARHPALLTTLANHPGVGFLLVRSEEHDGVVLGPFGAEIPLARLDEEPGPLAGFGPGAADAVRRTHSFPHTADIMVNSCHDPADGEVLAFEEQIGSHGGLGGAQSRPFLLSPLTLSAPAADGREPAGAEQVHHVLRRWLGELNGPQVPLEPADAEAEPDRAA; encoded by the coding sequence GTGTGGGGCGTGCGGTGGCGGCGGGTCGCCGGCCGGATCGGGCGGAGCGCCGTCGTGTGGGCGGTCTCCACCGTCACCATGCTGGCGCTCGCCGGACTCCTGCCGGACTTCCGGCTCCAGTCCCCCGACGGCGACAGCGCCACCCGTATCGCCGTCACCGCGGCCTGCGGCGCCGGCGCCTTCGGCGTGCTGTCCGCCGTCGTCTGGCCGCTGCTGGTACGGCTGCTGCTGCTCGTCCCCGCCCTCGTCATCGGCCTGCTGGTCTTCTTCCTCAACGGCTCCCTGCTGCTGCTCGCCCTCCGCCTGAACCCCTCCGGGCAGAGCGAGGCCGCCCCGGAGACCGCCGTCATCGTGGCCGCCGTGATGTCCGCGGTCGCCTCGGCCACCGGCGGCGCCCTCGCCGTACGCGATGACGACGCCTACCGCAGCCGGCTGTCCCGGCTCGCCGACCGCCGCCGCAGATCCCGGCCGCCGTGTGCCGACACCCCTGGCCTGGTCTGCGTCCAGCTGGACGGGGTGGGACATGACGTGCTGGTGGACGCGGTTGCCAAGGGCCTGATGCCGACGGTCGCCCGCTGGCTGTCGACCGAAGACGGTCTGCGGGCGGGCGACGGCGGTGCGCGGGCGGCCGTCGAAGATGTGCGGTCGACCGGCGACGACCTGCGGTCGACTGGCGACGACCTGCCGTCGGCCGACGGCGTTGTGCAGTCGGTCGGCGACGGTGTGCGGGCGACCGCCGATGGCATCCTGTCGACCGCCGCCGCGCTGCACACCGGCGTCGACGGCGTCCCGGCGCTCGCCGACGGTATGCGATCCACGGCCGACCGTATGCAGCCCACCGGCCCCACCGGCCCCGGAGTGATCAGCAGCCCCACCCCGCGCCCCACCCACCGCCTCACCCCCTGGCACACCGACTGGTCCAGTCAGACCGGTGCCAGCCAGCTCGGCATCCTGCACGGGAGCACCTTCGACGTGCCCGCCTTCCGGTGGTACGAGAAGGACCGCGGTGAGGTGATGGTCTGCAACCGGCCCACCAGCGCCGCAGAACTGCAGCGCCGCGCCGTCCGGCACACCGGCGACGGCGGACTGCTCACCGTCGACGGCGCCAGCCGCGGCAACCTGTTCAGCGGCGGCGCCGGGGAACAGGCCCTCGTCCTGTCCATCGCCACCCGCCGCCGCGGCCGCGGCAACCGCAGCCGGGCCGGATACTTCGCCTACTTCTCCGACCCCGCCAACGCCGTGCGCACCGCCCTGTCCTTCGTCGCCGAGGTGTTCCGCGAGACCGGCCAGGCCACCCGCGCCCGCCTGCGCGGACAGCGGCCCCGCGTGAGTCGCGGCGGCCTCTACCCGCTCGTCCGCGCCTTCGCCACCGTCGTCGAACGCGACGTCGTGGTCGCCGCCGTCATGGGCGACCTGCTCGCCGGCCGCACCGCCGTCTACGCCGACCTCGTCGCCTACGACGAGGTCGCCCACCACTCCGGGCCGCGCAGCCGCGACGCCGAACAGGTGCTGCGCCGCCTCGACCGCTGTCTCGCCCTCATCGAGAAGGTCGCCGACCACGCCCCGCGCCCGTACCGGATCGTCGTGCTGTCCGACCACGGCCAGAGCCCCGGCGAGACCTTCCACGCCCGCTACGGCCTCACCCTCGACGACCTCGTCCGCGCCGGCTGCGGGCTGCCCGTCCCGCGCAAGGCCATGGGGGTCCCCCCAGGCGTTCAGCACCGGGGGAGCACCCGCAGCGGCGCCGAGGCCCGCGCGGCCGTCCGGGCGGCGCTGCGCCGGCCCGAGCAGCAGGACGCGGCCCGCCACCGCACCGCCCACCGGCCGGAGCCGCTCGTCCTGGCCTCCGGCAACCTCGGCCTGGTCTCCTTCCCGGACGTCGGCCACCGCATGACCAAGGAGGAGATCGACGCCCGCCACCCCGCCCTGCTCACCACCCTCGCCAACCACCCCGGCGTCGGATTCCTGCTGGTGCGCAGCGAGGAGCACGACGGCGTCGTCCTCGGCCCGTTCGGCGCCGAGATTCCGCTGGCCCGGCTCGACGAGGAGCCCGGACCGCTGGCCGGGTTCGGGCCCGGCGCCGCCGACGCCGTGCGCCGCACCCACTCCTTCCCGCACACCGCCGACATCATGGTCAACTCCTGCCACGACCCCGCCGACGGCGAAGTCCTCGCCTTCGAGGAGCAGATCGGCTCCCACGGCGGCCTCGGCGGCGCCCAGTCCCGCCCCTTCCTGCTCTCCCCGCTCACCCTGTCCGCGCCCGCCGCCGACGGCCGGGAACCGGCCGGCGCCGAGCAGGTGCACCACGTACTGCGCCGCTGGCTCGGCGAGTTGAACGGACCGCAGGTCCCGCTGGAACCGGCGGACGCCGAGGCGGAGCCGGACCGCGCCGCGTGA